One window of Leguminivora glycinivorella isolate SPB_JAAS2020 chromosome 9, LegGlyc_1.1, whole genome shotgun sequence genomic DNA carries:
- the LOC125229723 gene encoding uncharacterized protein LOC125229723 yields MELSARCVAVLSLCAYVSAIVGPAGNGTKSIKTDTYLDAYSKSRIEAEKAKKGVIIVTAKDGEKKISNRDDSFSGYDYSPSYTDNSFSSSSSSGFSGPPSNNYLPSNPVKFESEITYNAPANNYGPPPQKYGPPANSYGPPAQSYGPPAQSYGPPAPVYGPPKPVYGPPPQPSWPGMPFTAPALGFLDKLHLKLDILTIAKLLLKLLIFKKIVTMIAVVCMLLVIPKLISFKKDGGGGHNDEDERSFGNSNFVQLTSAQQLLERAISVYGRQEPDCGVVCRLRRVVDDIYEFQPYVRHNS; encoded by the exons ATGGAATTGTCCGCGCGCTGCGTAGCAGTATTGTCACTTTGCGCGTATGTTTCTGCGATTGTCGGCCCGGCCGGAAATGGAACTAAGTCCATTAAAACTGATACATATCTGGATGCTTACTCCAAGTCCCGTATCGAAGCTGAAAAGGCTAAAAAAGGAGTCATTATAGTGACTGCTAAGGATGGAGAGAAGAAGATTTCCAATCGTGATGACAGTTTTTCCGGTTACGATTATTCTCCATCATATACTGATAACAGTTTTAGCTCTTCAAGCTCATCAGGCTTTTCAGGACCTCCTTCGAACAACTATCTACCGTCAAACCCAGTGAAGTTCGAGTCGGAGATCACGTATAACGCCCCAGCGAACAACTACGGACCGCCGCCGCAGAAGTATGGTCCGCCGGCAAACAGTTACGGGCCACCAGCGCAGAGCTATGGACCCCCTGCGCAGTCGTACGGACCGCCCGCGCCCGTGTATGGTCCCCCTAAACCCGTGTACGGACCCCCTCCGCAGCCTTCATGGCCGGGCATGCCTTTCACGGCGCCCGCCCTGGGATTCCTCGACAAGTTGCACTTGAAGCTGGATATCTTGACGATCGCGAAACTGTTGCTCAAGCTGCTGATCTTCAAGAAGATTGTGACGATGATCGCCGTAGTGTGCATGCTGCTCGTGATTCCTAAGCTGATCTCGTTCAAGAAAGACGGTGGTGGTGGCCACAACGACGAGGACGAAAGGAGCTTTGGAAATAGCAACT TTGTGCAACTGACGTCAGCGCAGCAGCTGTTGGAGCGCGCGATCTCGGTGTACGGTCGGCAGGAACCCGACTGCGGTGTTGTATGCCGGTTACGGAGGGTGGTGGACGATATATACGAGTTCCAGCCTTATGTCAG GCACAACTCGTGA